From one Deinococcus sp. QL22 genomic stretch:
- a CDS encoding HD domain-containing phosphohydrolase yields MPRNYQLLFEHAGVGIIELMFDGTILVSNPSAALLFGYSTEQLTSMNVLDITHPDDIHKTTQALEQVINGEVAVAVVEKRYFRADGSIVWSRSRVSLLRDDCGQAHSCVAVIADITELKEIQFSLRQANDHLHETLAASLLSLGLVLEARDLETSGHTQRVVALSAQLAQAFGLPVGEVEELKQGAYLHDIGKLTIPDAVLTKPASLDDDEWILMKKHAPAGHALASMMPTLSRQALLVIRHHHERWDGSGYPDGLAGEEIPLLARIFTVCDVYDALRSERPYKRAWTHEQAVAELLAEREKKFDPKVVATFIELTQRV; encoded by the coding sequence ATGCCCAGGAACTATCAGCTGCTGTTCGAGCACGCGGGCGTTGGAATCATTGAACTTATGTTTGACGGCACGATTTTGGTCAGTAATCCAAGTGCCGCCCTCCTGTTTGGGTATTCAACCGAGCAACTGACCAGCATGAATGTCTTGGACATTACCCACCCTGATGACATCCACAAAACGACACAGGCTCTGGAACAGGTGATCAACGGTGAGGTGGCGGTGGCAGTAGTCGAAAAACGTTACTTTCGCGCGGACGGCAGCATTGTCTGGTCACGGTCGCGGGTCTCTTTGCTGAGAGATGACTGTGGACAGGCCCACTCCTGTGTGGCCGTCATTGCCGATATCACGGAGCTTAAAGAAATTCAGTTCAGCTTGCGACAGGCTAACGACCACCTGCACGAAACGCTCGCCGCGAGCCTGTTGAGTCTAGGCCTTGTGCTGGAAGCGCGCGATCTGGAAACTTCTGGACACACCCAGCGGGTAGTTGCCTTAAGTGCGCAACTCGCTCAGGCATTTGGCCTTCCAGTCGGAGAAGTTGAGGAGCTCAAGCAAGGGGCATATTTGCATGACATTGGAAAATTGACCATCCCGGATGCGGTCTTGACGAAACCCGCTTCCCTTGATGACGACGAATGGATTCTGATGAAAAAACATGCGCCTGCTGGGCACGCCCTTGCTTCAATGATGCCCACCTTGTCTCGGCAGGCCTTGCTGGTCATCCGGCATCATCATGAGCGGTGGGACGGGAGCGGCTATCCAGATGGATTGGCAGGAGAAGAGATTCCGCTGTTGGCCCGTATCTTTACGGTGTGTGATGTGTACGACGCTCTCAGGAGTGAGCGACCCTATAAGCGGGCGTGGACACATGAGCAGGCTGTAGCTGAACTCTTGGCCGAACGGGAAAAAAAGTTTGATCCCAAAGTGGTGGCGACCTTCATAGAGTTGACGCAAAGAGTATAG
- a CDS encoding transposase has product MAAASVLAQTEGCAVLETGKQRAAHAGIAPAPFQSGTSVHGRGRISKTGNAHLRRSASLAARSVTRNKGHLGDFYCRLRAHGKPPKVALIALGHKLLRTRLAVVRSGQPLGETYVQPV; this is encoded by the coding sequence GTGGCTGCGGCGTCCGTGTTGGCACAAACCGAGGGGTGTGCCGTGCTGGAGACCGGCAAGCAAAGAGCAGCTCACGCTGGCATTGCTCCAGCGCCGTTTCAGTCGGGCACGAGTGTCCATGGCCGAGGGCGCATTTCAAAGACAGGGAATGCTCACCTAAGGCGTTCGGCGTCTCTTGCGGCCCGGAGTGTCACGCGAAACAAAGGGCATCTGGGTGACTTCTATTGTCGTTTACGAGCCCATGGAAAGCCGCCCAAGGTGGCGTTGATCGCGCTTGGTCACAAATTGTTGCGGACACGACTGGCCGTCGTGAGATCAGGGCAGCCATTGGGCGAAACGTACGTGCAACCAGTTTGA
- a CDS encoding ATP-binding protein, with the protein MSELHSSPRRESLSARLQGVTEALAAVATPADVFEIVLHPALQALGAVAGAILLLHETGDGLRVAATHGYGEGEQMLWQDGTLDAFAPTEDALWRREALYFEHQEALIAAYPDLVAPALGVPVVATAVVPMLLGGQPLGVIVLVFNEPHDFMPEERHFLQILAGQCALALDHLALSTRLRQQAQALQTQAEALSAFVALTEAVGLNTNLSTLLQRTRHVLRAVFPDLFMAYYEMHGNLWIPALLDEVPADLKRLLVAGPPLDTPAYHQAVQTGMPVFVEQWDGEAQRIPHTESFSAGAFAPYFQQGAPVGMLVAGLRGESVWTVHHRAVFTALWRSLGGALDRAEQARQLEGRSALNAFVALTEAVGTETNLHTLALRAQEVVQASFPELSVVYYELEAGLWKAKVVSDNIEPVTAEATRRGYGQDAPSFLAAVQSGAPVFTDGWDAEAEGVAHTEAYGAVAFYPYFRAGQPFAMLVTGTLRSRAWMSRERALFTAVGRSLGLAIERAESVALLASHAAKVESSNAQLEAANEELEAFAYSVSHDLRAPVRHIKSFNVLLRQTLGEELDAKAARYLGIVDTAAGRMNVLIDALLDLSRTSRQPLRIGPVDLEQLIATARADLEPETAQRPVRWMIRPLPSVMADQATLRQVMINLLSNALKYSRTRSEPQIEIWAEERGQEWAIFVRDNGVGFDPRYADKLFGAFQRLHRQEEFEGTGVGLANVRRIVTRHGGTVSAHSQVDQGATFEITLPRPL; encoded by the coding sequence ATGTCCGAGCTCCACAGTTCGCCCAGACGCGAATCGCTCAGCGCGCGTCTGCAAGGCGTGACGGAGGCCCTGGCCGCCGTGGCCACCCCAGCAGATGTGTTCGAGATCGTGCTGCATCCAGCGTTGCAGGCCCTGGGCGCGGTCGCTGGAGCCATTCTGCTGCTCCATGAGACCGGGGATGGGCTGCGAGTCGCTGCCACGCATGGGTATGGTGAAGGTGAACAGATGCTGTGGCAAGACGGCACACTCGACGCGTTTGCGCCGACCGAAGATGCCCTGTGGCGGCGGGAAGCCCTTTACTTCGAGCACCAAGAGGCATTGATAGCGGCGTACCCGGATCTGGTCGCTCCTGCTCTAGGCGTCCCGGTGGTCGCCACGGCCGTGGTGCCCATGCTGCTCGGCGGCCAGCCGCTTGGGGTCATTGTCTTGGTGTTCAACGAACCCCATGACTTCATGCCTGAAGAACGGCACTTCCTTCAGATCCTGGCGGGACAGTGCGCTTTGGCGCTCGACCACCTTGCCCTGAGCACCCGGTTGCGTCAACAGGCACAGGCGCTGCAGACCCAGGCGGAAGCGCTGAGCGCGTTCGTCGCCCTGACCGAAGCAGTCGGACTCAACACCAATCTGAGCACCTTGCTTCAGCGAACCAGACACGTGCTGCGGGCCGTCTTCCCCGACCTGTTCATGGCGTACTACGAAATGCATGGAAATCTGTGGATCCCGGCTTTGCTGGACGAGGTACCCGCCGACTTAAAACGCTTGCTGGTTGCGGGCCCGCCCCTCGATACGCCTGCCTACCACCAAGCCGTCCAGACCGGAATGCCCGTCTTCGTCGAGCAGTGGGACGGCGAAGCACAGCGCATTCCGCACACGGAATCGTTCAGTGCTGGGGCATTTGCGCCCTACTTTCAACAGGGAGCGCCAGTCGGCATGCTGGTGGCCGGACTGCGGGGAGAGTCGGTCTGGACGGTTCACCACCGCGCCGTCTTTACAGCGCTGTGGCGCAGCCTGGGTGGGGCGCTTGACCGGGCAGAACAGGCGCGGCAACTGGAAGGCCGGAGTGCCCTGAATGCGTTTGTGGCGTTGACTGAAGCGGTCGGCACAGAAACGAACCTGCACACGTTGGCACTGCGGGCGCAGGAAGTGGTGCAGGCTTCGTTTCCCGAGCTCAGCGTGGTCTATTACGAGCTGGAAGCAGGCCTCTGGAAAGCCAAAGTGGTGTCCGACAACATTGAGCCCGTGACTGCTGAGGCCACCCGCAGAGGATATGGTCAGGACGCCCCCAGTTTTCTGGCGGCTGTTCAGTCCGGCGCACCCGTGTTCACGGACGGTTGGGACGCGGAGGCAGAGGGCGTCGCACATACCGAGGCCTATGGTGCGGTGGCCTTCTACCCCTATTTCAGGGCAGGTCAACCCTTTGCCATGCTGGTCACTGGAACCCTCCGCAGCCGCGCCTGGATGAGCCGTGAGCGCGCCCTGTTCACCGCCGTGGGCCGTAGTTTGGGTCTGGCCATTGAACGCGCTGAGAGCGTGGCCCTGCTGGCCTCGCATGCCGCGAAAGTCGAGTCCAGTAACGCGCAATTGGAAGCCGCCAATGAAGAACTGGAGGCCTTCGCGTACAGCGTCTCCCATGACCTGCGGGCGCCAGTTCGGCACATCAAAAGCTTCAATGTCCTCCTGCGACAGACCCTAGGTGAGGAGCTGGACGCCAAGGCCGCCCGGTATCTGGGCATCGTGGATACTGCCGCTGGCCGCATGAACGTCTTGATTGATGCCTTGTTGGATCTGTCGCGCACCTCCCGTCAGCCCCTCCGGATAGGGCCGGTGGATCTGGAGCAACTGATTGCCACGGCACGTGCAGACTTGGAACCCGAAACTGCACAGAGACCCGTGAGGTGGATGATCCGGCCCTTGCCGTCGGTCATGGCCGATCAGGCCACCCTGCGGCAGGTCATGATCAATCTGCTGTCGAACGCCCTGAAATACAGTCGTACGCGTTCAGAACCGCAGATTGAGATCTGGGCTGAAGAGCGTGGCCAGGAGTGGGCGATCTTTGTGCGCGATAATGGGGTGGGCTTTGATCCCCGGTACGCGGACAAGTTGTTTGGGGCGTTTCAGCGCCTGCACCGTCAGGAAGAGTTCGAAGGAACAGGAGTGGGATTGGCCAACGTGCGGCGGATCGTGACCCGGCATGGGGGCACGGTTTCTGCGCACAGTCAGGTGGATCAAGGGGCCACCTTTGAGATCACCTTGCCCCGGCCACTCTGA